Proteins found in one Candidatus Omnitrophota bacterium genomic segment:
- a CDS encoding sugar ABC transporter permease: MARIRGSEKEAVAGYLFLLPNLLGFMVFTLVPVALSLALSFIDWDMLSAPKFVGLQNFINLLGFHMETGHITANDPLFWKCVGNTLFLMMIIPIEIMASLALALVMNQKVRLINIFRAVYFLPTITNGVAVCLLWAWLYNSEFGLFNTLLLKAGGILSIPIHRVEWLTSTVWAKPSLMFMGLWIMLGGYNMILFMAALQGVPRELYEAAEMDGAGSWHKFWNVTWPMISPTTFFVFVMAVIGGFQGGFMQAYIMTGGGPDRSTTTLEYLIYNHLYSWQHVGYAASIAWFVFIVVFIATIFNWRFGGKLVQYSHY; encoded by the coding sequence TTGGCAAGGATAAGAGGCTCCGAAAAAGAAGCAGTAGCGGGTTACCTCTTTCTACTCCCGAACTTATTGGGATTTATGGTATTTACGCTTGTGCCGGTCGCGCTTTCTCTCGCACTTAGTTTTATCGACTGGGACATGTTATCCGCGCCAAAGTTCGTAGGGTTGCAGAATTTTATAAATCTTCTCGGTTTCCACATGGAAACCGGGCATATCACCGCTAACGATCCTCTTTTTTGGAAATGTGTTGGCAACACCCTCTTTTTAATGATGATAATCCCGATCGAGATAATGGCGTCGCTCGCTCTGGCGCTGGTTATGAACCAGAAGGTGAGATTAATTAATATATTCAGAGCGGTATACTTTTTGCCTACCATAACCAACGGTGTGGCGGTGTGCCTTCTCTGGGCGTGGCTGTACAATTCGGAATTCGGGCTCTTCAATACTCTGCTTCTTAAGGCAGGCGGAATACTCTCTATACCCATTCATAGGGTGGAATGGCTTACTTCAACGGTATGGGCAAAGCCGTCACTTATGTTTATGGGCCTTTGGATAATGCTCGGCGGATATAATATGATACTTTTTATGGCAGCCCTCCAGGGCGTGCCAAGGGAGCTTTATGAAGCCGCCGAGATGGATGGCGCGGGCAGCTGGCATAAATTTTGGAACGTGACATGGCCCATGATAAGCCCCACCACATTCTTTGTCTTTGTAATGGCGGTTATAGGAGGGTTCCAGGGCGGTTTCATGCAGGCTTATATCATGACAGGCGGCGGCCCTGACCGGTCGACCACTACGCTCGAGTATCTGATATATAATCATCTTTACAGCTGGCAGCACGTCGGATATGCGGCGAGCATCGCCTGGTTCGTATTCATAGTGGTATTTATCGCTACGATATTTAACTGGAGATTCGGCGGCAAACTGGTTCAATATTCGCACTATTGA
- a CDS encoding carbohydrate ABC transporter permease: MDKRVSGFLKKACIYAFLIIGGATMIIPFIWMLSTSLKSYSSVFIFNIKDIQWFPQPVYWKNYIDVWKVVPFARFYANSVFVVVLVTLGQVVTSAGAAYAFSRLRFPGRDKIFFAYLATMMIPGSVTMIPVFALMRTFGWIDTYKALIIPAIFSAYGTFLLRQFFMTIPRDLEDAAKIDGCSLWGIFWRVIMPLSHTAIATLTIFVSLGNWVSFMWPLLVTNSIEKRTLPVGLAYFQELYQYAQPDWGLLMAGSLITMVPVIIVFLFNQRFFVEGIKLTGMKG; encoded by the coding sequence ATGGATAAAAGAGTATCAGGCTTTTTAAAGAAGGCCTGCATATACGCTTTTCTGATAATTGGCGGCGCGACGATGATCATCCCTTTTATATGGATGCTCTCGACATCTCTCAAGTCTTACTCGTCCGTATTTATATTTAATATCAAAGACATACAATGGTTTCCGCAGCCTGTATATTGGAAAAATTATATAGATGTCTGGAAGGTCGTGCCTTTTGCGAGGTTCTACGCGAACAGCGTATTCGTAGTGGTCCTGGTGACATTAGGGCAGGTAGTGACGAGCGCAGGCGCGGCATACGCGTTCTCTCGCTTGAGGTTCCCCGGCCGCGATAAGATATTCTTCGCTTACCTTGCCACTATGATGATACCCGGTTCCGTAACGATGATACCGGTATTCGCGCTTATGCGCACGTTTGGCTGGATCGATACGTATAAGGCTCTTATAATTCCGGCCATATTCTCCGCGTACGGCACTTTTTTACTCAGGCAGTTCTTCATGACGATACCGAGGGACCTCGAAGATGCCGCAAAGATAGACGGCTGCAGCCTCTGGGGCATATTCTGGCGCGTCATAATGCCGCTTTCGCATACCGCGATAGCGACGCTTACGATATTTGTATCACTCGGCAACTGGGTAAGTTTTATGTGGCCGCTCCTGGTCACGAACTCGATAGAGAAGAGGACCTTGCCCGTGGGTTTGGCGTATTTTCAGGAGCTTTATCAGTATGCCCAGCCCGACTGGGGACTTTTGATGGCAGGCTCCCTGATAACGATGGTGCCGGTCATAATCGTCTTCTTATTTAACCAGAGATTCTTTGTGGAAGGAATAAAGCTGACGGGAATGAAAGGGTAA